The following coding sequences are from one Pseudonocardia sp. EC080619-01 window:
- the dnaE gene encoding DNA polymerase III subunit alpha codes for MASSGAGSFVHLHTHTEFSMLDGAARLDDLFSEAVKNDMSAVAMTDHGNVYGAFEFWRKAKAAGVKPIIGMEGYLAPGSRHERKRVALGGSNPGAADKNPDLMYTHMTLLAENTEGMHNLFRLSSLASLEGYYYKPRMDRELLEQYGTGLIGTTGCPSGEVARLLQQDDFEGACQAASDYRDIFGKDNFFCELMDHGIEIEKRVQEDLFALKKRLDLPGLATNDLHYTYPDDTKAHEVLLCVQTGKTLADPNRFKFDAQDFYLKSATEMRELWDPIHPEACDNTLWVAERCDIDFTTGQDLQPKAPVPEGETEESWLIKEVERGLHDRFPNGITEQYRTQANYEVGVIIKMGYPGYFLVTADLIRHAKSVGIRCGPGRGSAAGSLVAYVLGITDLDPIRHKLIFERFLNPDRVSMPDIDMDFDERRRGEMIRYVTEKYGEDRIAQIITYSTIKAKAAIKDSARVLFGQPGYSVADRISKAMPPAVMGKDIPLSGIFDPSHKRYSEATEVRALYEADPQVKEIVDTARGLEGLKRQWGVHAAGVIMSSTPLIDVIPIQRRESDGAVITQFDMGVCETIGLLKMDFLGLRNLTILDDALENITLNGKPEVDLDHVELDDGPTYELLSRGDTLGVFQLDGGPMRDLLRRMAPSEFEHISAVGALYRPGPMGANAHNDYADRKNGRQEITPIHPELAEPLKDVLGETFGLIVYQEQVMSIAQVLAGYSLGQADLLRRAMGKKKKEILDKEYVGFAQGMKDNGYSADAVKTLWDILLPFSDYAFNRAHSAAYGVVSYWTAYLKANYPAEYMAGVLTSVRDDKDKAAVYLAECRRMGVTVLPPDVNDSVRNFAPVGNDIRFGLGGIRNVGHNVVDAIVAARREKGNFVDFSDFLRKVDAVVCNKKVVESLIKAGAFDSLGHSRKGLLLVHADAIDAVMSTKKAASLGQFDLFGSMDGSGGDDGDELGGIFDVKVPEEEWDSKHKLAVEREMLGLYVSGHPLQGLEQALAAKADTSIADIVEGSVAEGGQVTVGGILANVNRRVNKNGEPWASAQIEDLAGGIEVLFFPRAYQVVGVDVAEDAIVLVKARVNKRDDRISLIANDLAVPELAAAGEGGLPIRVSLRTDQCTPERVSKLKEVLTHHPGTSEVHLSLVYGSKITALRLDDSLKVMHTSALMGDLKALLGPGCLGG; via the coding sequence ATGGCCTCGTCCGGAGCAGGCTCCTTCGTCCATCTGCACACCCACACCGAGTTCTCGATGCTGGACGGGGCGGCCCGGCTCGACGACCTCTTCTCCGAGGCCGTCAAGAACGACATGTCCGCGGTCGCGATGACCGACCACGGCAACGTCTACGGCGCCTTCGAGTTCTGGCGCAAGGCCAAGGCGGCGGGCGTCAAGCCGATCATCGGCATGGAGGGGTACCTCGCGCCCGGTTCGCGGCACGAGCGGAAGCGGGTCGCGCTCGGCGGCAGCAACCCCGGCGCCGCCGACAAGAACCCCGACCTCATGTACACCCACATGACGCTGCTGGCCGAGAACACCGAGGGGATGCACAACCTCTTCCGGCTCTCGTCGCTCGCCAGCCTCGAGGGGTACTACTACAAGCCCCGTATGGACCGCGAGCTGCTCGAGCAGTACGGCACGGGTCTCATCGGGACGACCGGCTGCCCGTCCGGCGAGGTCGCCCGCCTGCTCCAGCAGGACGACTTCGAGGGTGCCTGCCAGGCCGCGTCCGACTACCGGGACATCTTCGGCAAGGACAACTTCTTCTGCGAGTTGATGGACCACGGGATCGAGATCGAGAAGCGGGTCCAGGAGGACCTGTTCGCGCTGAAGAAGCGCCTCGACCTGCCCGGTCTGGCCACCAACGACCTGCACTACACCTACCCGGACGACACCAAGGCGCACGAGGTGCTGCTCTGCGTCCAGACCGGGAAGACTCTCGCCGACCCGAACCGGTTCAAGTTCGACGCGCAGGACTTCTACCTCAAGTCCGCGACCGAGATGCGCGAGCTGTGGGACCCGATCCACCCCGAGGCGTGCGACAACACCCTCTGGGTCGCCGAGCGCTGCGACATCGACTTCACCACCGGCCAGGACCTGCAGCCCAAGGCTCCGGTGCCCGAGGGGGAGACCGAGGAGTCCTGGCTGATCAAGGAGGTCGAGCGGGGCCTGCACGACCGGTTCCCGAACGGCATCACCGAGCAGTACCGGACGCAGGCGAACTACGAGGTCGGCGTCATCATCAAGATGGGCTACCCCGGCTACTTCCTGGTGACGGCGGACCTCATCCGGCACGCCAAGTCGGTCGGCATCCGGTGCGGCCCCGGCCGCGGCTCGGCCGCCGGGTCGCTGGTCGCCTACGTCCTGGGCATCACCGACCTCGACCCGATCCGGCACAAGCTGATCTTCGAGCGGTTCCTCAACCCGGACCGCGTGTCCATGCCCGACATCGACATGGACTTCGACGAGCGCCGGCGCGGCGAGATGATCCGCTACGTCACCGAGAAGTACGGCGAGGACCGGATCGCGCAGATCATCACCTACTCCACGATCAAGGCGAAGGCCGCGATCAAGGACTCGGCGCGGGTGCTGTTCGGCCAGCCCGGCTACTCGGTCGCCGACCGGATCTCCAAGGCGATGCCGCCCGCCGTGATGGGCAAGGACATCCCGCTCTCGGGGATCTTCGACCCGTCGCACAAGCGGTACTCCGAGGCCACCGAGGTCCGCGCGCTCTACGAGGCGGACCCGCAGGTCAAGGAGATCGTCGACACCGCGCGGGGCCTGGAGGGCCTGAAGCGCCAGTGGGGCGTCCACGCGGCCGGCGTGATCATGTCGTCGACGCCGCTGATCGACGTCATCCCGATCCAGCGCCGCGAGTCCGACGGCGCCGTCATCACCCAGTTCGACATGGGCGTCTGCGAGACCATCGGTCTCCTCAAGATGGACTTCCTGGGGCTGCGGAACCTCACGATCCTCGACGACGCCCTGGAGAACATCACCCTCAACGGCAAGCCCGAGGTCGACCTCGACCACGTCGAGCTGGACGACGGGCCGACCTACGAGCTGCTCTCCCGCGGGGACACGCTCGGCGTGTTCCAGCTGGACGGCGGCCCGATGCGGGACCTGCTGCGCCGGATGGCGCCGTCGGAGTTCGAGCACATCTCTGCGGTCGGTGCGCTCTACCGCCCCGGCCCGATGGGCGCGAACGCGCACAACGACTACGCCGACCGCAAGAACGGCCGCCAGGAGATCACGCCGATCCACCCGGAGCTGGCGGAGCCCCTCAAGGACGTCCTCGGCGAGACCTTCGGCCTGATCGTCTACCAGGAACAGGTCATGTCCATCGCGCAGGTGCTGGCGGGCTACTCGCTCGGCCAGGCGGACCTGCTCCGCCGCGCGATGGGCAAGAAGAAGAAGGAGATCCTGGACAAGGAGTACGTCGGCTTCGCCCAGGGCATGAAGGACAACGGCTACTCCGCCGATGCCGTCAAGACGCTCTGGGACATCCTGCTCCCGTTCTCCGACTACGCGTTCAACCGCGCGCACTCCGCCGCGTACGGCGTCGTCTCGTACTGGACCGCGTACCTCAAGGCGAACTACCCGGCCGAGTACATGGCCGGCGTCCTCACCTCGGTCCGCGACGACAAGGACAAGGCCGCCGTCTACCTGGCGGAGTGCCGCCGGATGGGCGTCACGGTGCTCCCGCCGGACGTCAACGACTCGGTCCGCAACTTCGCCCCGGTCGGCAACGACATCCGGTTCGGTCTCGGCGGCATCCGCAACGTCGGGCACAACGTGGTCGACGCGATCGTCGCCGCGCGCCGGGAGAAGGGGAACTTCGTCGACTTCTCCGACTTCCTGCGCAAGGTCGACGCGGTGGTCTGCAACAAGAAGGTCGTCGAGTCGCTGATCAAGGCCGGGGCGTTCGACTCGCTCGGTCACTCCCGCAAGGGCCTGCTGCTGGTGCACGCCGACGCGATCGACGCGGTGATGAGCACCAAGAAGGCCGCGTCGCTGGGCCAGTTCGACCTGTTCGGGTCGATGGACGGCAGCGGCGGCGACGACGGCGACGAGCTCGGCGGCATCTTCGACGTGAAGGTGCCCGAGGAGGAGTGGGACTCCAAGCACAAGCTCGCCGTCGAGCGCGAGATGCTGGGCCTCTACGTCTCGGGGCACCCGCTGCAGGGCCTCGAACAGGCGCTCGCGGCGAAGGCCGACACCTCGATCGCCGACATCGTCGAGGGCTCGGTCGCCGAGGGCGGCCAGGTCACCGTCGGCGGCATCCTCGCGAACGTGAACCGCCGGGTGAACAAGAACGGCGAGCCGTGGGCGTCGGCCCAGATCGAGGACCTCGCCGGTGGGATCGAGGTGCTGTTCTTCCCGCGGGCCTACCAGGTCGTCGGCGTCGACGTCGCCGAGGACGCGATCGTGCTGGTCAAGGCCCGGGTGAACAAGCGCGACGACCGGATCTCGCTGATCGCGAACGATCTCGCGGTACCCGAGCTGGCCGCCGCCGGGGAGGGCGGGCTGCCGATCCGGGTGAGCCTGCGGACCGACCAGTGCACCCCCGAGCGCGTCTCGAAGCTCAAGGAGGTGCTGACCCACCACCCGGGCACCTCCGAGGTGCACCTGTCGCTGGTCTACGGCAGCAAGATCACCGCCCTGCGGCTGGACGACTCGCTGAAGGTCATGCACACCTCGGCGCTGATGGGCGACCTGAAGGCGTTGCTCGGGCCGGGCTGCCTGGGCGGCTGA
- a CDS encoding RluA family pseudouridine synthase — protein sequence MGELRSMPVPDGLDGMRIDAGLSRLLGLSRTVVAGLAEEGRIQVDGRDAGKSDRLPGGSWLEVELPDAAAPAVIEGPAEVVAGLSVLHDDEDIVVVDKPVGVAAHPSPGWTGPTVTGGLAALGYRLSTSGAAERQGIVHRLDVGTTGVMVVATSEHAYTALKRAFKERTVEKRYHAVVQGHPDPSSGTIDAPIDRHPRHDYRFAVLQGGKPSITHYDTIEAFRSASLLDVHLETGRTHQIRVHFSALRHPCVGDLTYGADPTLAKRVGLSRQWLHARTLGFEHPADGRYVEFTSPYPDDLASALAALREP from the coding sequence ATGGGTGAGCTGCGGAGCATGCCCGTCCCCGACGGGCTCGACGGGATGCGGATCGACGCCGGGCTGTCCCGGCTGCTGGGGCTGTCGCGGACGGTCGTCGCGGGGCTGGCCGAGGAGGGCCGGATCCAGGTCGACGGCCGCGACGCCGGCAAGTCCGACCGGCTGCCGGGCGGGTCCTGGCTGGAGGTCGAGCTGCCCGACGCCGCCGCGCCGGCCGTCATCGAGGGACCCGCCGAGGTCGTCGCCGGCCTGTCGGTGCTCCACGACGACGAGGACATCGTCGTCGTGGACAAGCCGGTCGGGGTCGCCGCGCACCCGTCGCCGGGCTGGACCGGGCCGACCGTCACCGGCGGGCTCGCCGCGCTCGGGTACCGGCTGTCGACGTCCGGGGCGGCCGAGCGGCAGGGCATCGTGCACCGGCTCGACGTCGGTACCACCGGGGTGATGGTCGTCGCGACGTCCGAGCACGCGTACACGGCGCTGAAGCGGGCATTCAAGGAGCGGACCGTCGAGAAGCGGTACCACGCGGTCGTGCAGGGGCACCCCGACCCGTCGTCGGGCACCATCGACGCGCCGATCGACCGGCACCCGCGTCACGACTACCGGTTCGCCGTCCTGCAGGGCGGCAAGCCCAGCATCACCCACTACGACACGATCGAGGCGTTCCGCTCGGCCAGCCTGCTGGACGTGCACCTCGAGACGGGGCGCACCCACCAGATCCGGGTGCACTTCTCCGCGCTGCGCCACCCGTGTGTCGGCGACCTGACCTACGGCGCCGACCCGACGCTGGCGAAGCGGGTGGGGTTGTCCCGGCAGTGGCTGCACGCGCGCACCCTCGGCTTCGAGCACCCCGCCGACGGCCGGTACGTCGAGTTCACCAGCCCCTACCCCGACGACCTGGCCTCGGCGCTCGCGGCGCTGCGGGAACCGTGA
- the lspA gene encoding signal peptidase II, translating to MSADPPVSETPADPAVRRRGTLLLAGIAGFVLALDLVTKIAAVATLEDREPVAVIDGLLWLTLLRNPGAAWSMATGYTWILTIVAVVVVGVIIRIARRLASTGWAIGLGLVLGGALGNLIDRFFRSPGPMRGHVVDMVAVFAPDGSVFPVFNVADSGIVCGGILLVLMALRGVEIDGTRG from the coding sequence GTGAGTGCCGATCCCCCTGTCAGCGAGACGCCCGCCGATCCCGCCGTCCGGCGACGCGGAACGCTCCTGCTGGCCGGGATCGCCGGGTTCGTGCTCGCCCTCGACCTGGTCACCAAGATCGCGGCGGTGGCGACGCTGGAGGACCGCGAACCGGTCGCGGTGATCGACGGCCTCCTCTGGCTGACGCTGCTGCGCAACCCGGGTGCGGCGTGGTCGATGGCCACCGGCTACACCTGGATCCTCACGATCGTCGCCGTCGTGGTCGTCGGTGTGATCATCCGGATCGCGCGCCGGCTGGCGTCGACCGGCTGGGCGATCGGGCTCGGCCTGGTCCTCGGCGGCGCGCTGGGCAACCTGATCGACCGGTTCTTCCGCTCGCCGGGGCCGATGCGCGGGCACGTCGTCGACATGGTCGCGGTGTTCGCGCCGGACGGCAGCGTCTTCCCGGTGTTCAACGTCGCCGACTCCGGCATCGTGTGCGGCGGGATCCTGCTGGTGCTGATGGCGCTGCGCGGCGTCGAGATCGACGGGACGCGGGGCTGA
- a CDS encoding potassium/proton antiporter, producing the protein MSLELLLGVTAGVLLLGVLAVRISVRLGLPSLLLYLGIGVLLGESVLGFEFSDAGLTETLGLAALVLILVEGGMTTRWEAVRPALGLGMLLSTLSVAVSIGVAGGLLHLLLDLEWRTALLWGAVLSSTDAAAVFSVLRGVAVPRRLAGTLELESGMNDAPVVIAVVVLAGSDPISWTTPLLVVYELAAGALIGVLLGAGGAWALRRAALPSTGLYPLAAIAVCLLAYAAGQGVHASGLLATYCAALVLGNSRLPHRSGVVSFAEGTGWIAQIGLFVLLGLYSVPERLPGAIVPALVCAGVVLLAARPLSVLAAALPFRVPLREQAFLSWAGLRGAVPIVLALVALTEGGPQNQMLVDVVFVLVVLLTLVQSTSLPWVARLLGVVSRTGTREIDIDAAPLDEADAELLQVRVPPGSRLHGVYLRELRLPAGATVSLVVRESAAFSPDGETRLREGDQFLVVSTRAVRDATEQRIRDVDRGGKLVRWHSDGGRSS; encoded by the coding sequence ATGAGTCTGGAACTGCTGCTCGGCGTCACGGCCGGGGTCCTGCTGCTCGGCGTGCTCGCCGTCCGGATCTCGGTCCGGCTCGGGCTGCCCTCACTGCTGCTCTACCTCGGGATCGGGGTGCTGCTCGGCGAGTCGGTGCTCGGGTTCGAGTTCTCCGACGCCGGGCTCACCGAGACCCTCGGCCTCGCCGCGCTCGTCCTGATCCTGGTCGAGGGCGGCATGACGACGCGGTGGGAGGCGGTCCGCCCCGCGCTCGGGCTCGGGATGCTGCTGTCGACGCTGTCGGTGGCGGTGTCGATCGGTGTCGCGGGCGGGCTGCTGCACCTGCTGCTGGACCTGGAGTGGCGGACCGCGCTGCTGTGGGGTGCGGTGCTGTCGTCGACCGACGCGGCCGCCGTGTTCAGCGTGCTGCGCGGCGTCGCCGTCCCGCGCCGGCTGGCGGGGACCCTGGAGCTCGAGTCCGGCATGAACGACGCGCCGGTGGTGATCGCCGTCGTCGTCCTCGCGGGGAGCGACCCGATCAGCTGGACCACCCCGCTGCTCGTCGTCTACGAGCTCGCCGCCGGTGCGCTGATCGGGGTGCTGCTCGGCGCGGGCGGGGCGTGGGCGCTGCGCCGCGCGGCCCTGCCGTCGACAGGTCTCTACCCGCTCGCCGCGATCGCGGTCTGCCTGCTGGCGTACGCCGCCGGGCAGGGGGTGCACGCGTCCGGTCTGCTCGCCACGTACTGCGCCGCGCTCGTCCTGGGCAACTCGCGGCTGCCGCACCGCAGCGGCGTCGTGTCCTTCGCCGAGGGCACCGGGTGGATCGCCCAGATCGGGCTGTTCGTGCTGCTCGGGCTCTACTCGGTGCCCGAGCGGCTGCCCGGGGCGATCGTGCCCGCCCTGGTCTGTGCCGGTGTCGTGCTGCTCGCCGCGCGCCCGCTGTCGGTGCTGGCCGCGGCGCTGCCGTTCCGGGTCCCGCTGCGGGAGCAGGCGTTCCTGTCCTGGGCGGGGCTGCGGGGTGCGGTGCCGATCGTGCTCGCGCTGGTCGCCCTCACCGAGGGCGGGCCGCAGAACCAGATGCTCGTCGACGTCGTGTTCGTGCTGGTCGTGCTGCTCACCCTGGTGCAGAGCACCAGCCTGCCGTGGGTCGCGCGGCTGCTCGGCGTGGTCTCCCGGACCGGCACCCGCGAGATCGACATCGACGCGGCTCCGCTGGACGAGGCCGACGCCGAGCTGCTCCAGGTCCGGGTCCCGCCCGGGTCCCGGCTGCACGGCGTCTACCTCCGCGAGCTCCGGCTGCCGGCCGGGGCGACGGTGAGCCTGGTCGTGCGGGAGTCTGCGGCGTTCTCCCCGGACGGCGAGACCCGGCTCCGCGAGGGCGACCAGTTCCTCGTCGTGAGCACCCGCGCGGTGCGCGACGCCACCGAACAACGGATCCGGGACGTCGACCGGGGCGGGAAGCTGGTCCGCTGGCACTCCGACGGGGGCCGCTCGTCATAA
- a CDS encoding methyltransferase domain-containing protein gives MGDAARRWRERQSARGIPERILRDAPADPWTHTTADFTPPETPADTPSRRAARALAERAAAWTCTGASLLDVGCGGGEAAFGAAWPDPSPVARVVGTDRQVDMFAVFAGTARDRGVPHGTVHGSWPEVAGAAGRHDVVVCHHVLHNVVDLPPFLAALTSAVRGGAGGVVVEMLPEHPMAWLDPLWERFHDLQRPASATADDAVAVLGEELGTEPEVHRWERDRRLPHDAAWVARRLCLPADRVPEVEEALTGIPPRPTAVVTLVWTP, from the coding sequence ATGGGTGACGCGGCGCGGAGGTGGCGGGAGCGCCAGTCCGCGCGCGGCATCCCCGAGCGGATCCTGCGGGACGCCCCGGCCGACCCGTGGACGCACACCACCGCCGACTTCACCCCGCCGGAGACGCCCGCCGACACGCCGTCGCGCCGGGCCGCCCGCGCGCTCGCCGAGCGGGCCGCTGCGTGGACGTGCACGGGGGCGTCCCTGCTCGACGTCGGCTGCGGCGGCGGGGAGGCCGCGTTCGGCGCGGCCTGGCCGGACCCGTCACCGGTCGCGCGGGTCGTCGGCACCGACCGGCAGGTCGACATGTTCGCGGTGTTCGCGGGGACCGCGCGGGACCGCGGCGTCCCGCACGGCACCGTGCACGGCTCCTGGCCGGAGGTCGCCGGCGCGGCGGGACGGCACGACGTCGTCGTCTGCCACCACGTGCTGCACAACGTCGTCGACCTGCCGCCGTTCCTCGCCGCGCTGACCTCCGCGGTCCGCGGCGGGGCCGGTGGCGTCGTGGTCGAGATGCTGCCCGAGCACCCGATGGCCTGGCTCGACCCGCTGTGGGAGCGGTTCCACGACCTGCAGCGCCCGGCGAGCGCCACCGCCGACGACGCCGTCGCAGTGCTCGGCGAGGAGCTCGGGACCGAGCCGGAGGTGCACCGCTGGGAGCGCGACCGCCGGCTCCCGCACGACGCCGCGTGGGTCGCGCGCCGGCTCTGCCTGCCCGCGGACCGGGTCCCGGAGGTCGAGGAGGCGCTGACCGGGATCCCGCCGCGGCCGACCGCCGTCGTGACCCTCGTGTGGACCCCCTGA
- the ileS gene encoding isoleucine--tRNA ligase: MSETGYPEVPAHPTFPTLEQDVLASWDADDTFRASVEQRPAGVDGGDEYVFYDGPPFANGLPHYGHLLTGYVKDVVPRYRTMRGKRVERRFGWDTHGMPAEVETENQLGIKHKSEIDEMGVAAFNEACRTSVLRYTGEWRDYVTRQARWVDFDNDYKTLDLDYMESVMWAFKSLWDKGLVYSGFRVLWYCWRCETPLSATETKMDDVYQDRQDPAVTVGLRLAAPERPELDGALALVWTTTPWTLPSNLAVAVHPGVDYVVVEAKGERWLLAEARVAAYARELGEEPRVVATLTGSDLLGVGYAPPFDFFTGRANAHRILSADYVTTDDGTGLVHIAPAFGEEDKEVTDAAGIEVVNPVDSRGEFTTEVPPYTGLQVFDANPSIIRDLKERTEPHVLGVLLRHETYDHPYPHCWRCGNALIQRAVDSWFVEVTRFRDRMVELNRQIDWTPSHIRDGQFGKWLEGARDWGISRNRYWGSPIPVWQSDDPRYPRTDVYGSLDELERDFGVRPTDLHRPYIDELTRPNPDDPTGQSTMRRVPEVLDCWFESGSMPFAQVHYPFENADWFEHHYPGDFIVEYNGQTRGWFYTLHVLATALFDRPAFRNCVAHGIVLGDDGAKMSKSRKNYPDVNEVFDRDGSDAMRWFLMASPVLRGGNLVVTEQGIREGVRQAILPLWNTWYFLSLYAGEGRGTFRTDSTHVLDRYVLAKTADLVDGVTAAMDGYDVAGACERIREHAETLTNWYVRRSRERFWSTDDAVRRDAVDTLHTVLEVTCRVAAPLLPLTTEAIWRGLTGGRSVHLTDWPGGADPTVTQQQPGAGLPHDAALVAGMDRIRQVASAALSLRKSAKVRVRQPLPGLTVAAADAAALEPFTGLLRDEVNVRSVELTDDVAAHGRFEIAVNARVAGPRLGSDVQKCIRAVKAGEWSQEADGSVVAAGITLTDGEFTEKLVAADPERTQALPGNAGLVVLDTTVTPELAAEGTARDVVRVVQQARRDAGLAVADRIGLTLDGPDAVLDAVRTHEAFVAGEVLATAVSYGSADGAASSGQVVGPDGAAVELRAAVARA, encoded by the coding sequence GTGAGCGAGACCGGATACCCCGAGGTGCCGGCGCACCCGACGTTCCCGACGCTCGAGCAGGACGTGCTCGCGAGCTGGGACGCCGACGACACGTTCCGCGCCTCGGTCGAGCAGCGCCCCGCCGGCGTCGACGGCGGCGACGAGTACGTCTTCTACGACGGCCCGCCGTTCGCCAACGGCCTGCCGCACTACGGCCACCTGCTGACCGGGTACGTCAAGGACGTCGTCCCGCGCTACCGCACGATGCGCGGCAAGCGCGTCGAGCGCCGGTTCGGCTGGGACACCCACGGCATGCCGGCCGAGGTCGAGACCGAGAACCAGCTCGGCATCAAGCACAAGTCCGAGATCGACGAGATGGGCGTCGCCGCGTTCAACGAGGCGTGCCGCACCTCCGTGCTGCGCTACACCGGTGAGTGGCGCGACTACGTGACCCGGCAGGCCCGCTGGGTCGACTTCGACAACGACTACAAGACGCTCGACCTGGACTACATGGAGTCGGTCATGTGGGCGTTCAAGTCGTTGTGGGACAAGGGGCTCGTCTACTCGGGCTTCCGCGTGCTCTGGTACTGCTGGCGCTGCGAGACGCCGCTGTCGGCCACCGAGACGAAGATGGACGACGTCTACCAGGACCGGCAGGACCCGGCCGTCACGGTCGGGCTGCGGCTCGCCGCGCCGGAGCGTCCCGAGCTCGACGGCGCCCTCGCCCTGGTCTGGACGACCACGCCGTGGACACTGCCGTCGAACCTCGCCGTCGCCGTGCACCCCGGCGTCGACTACGTCGTCGTCGAGGCGAAGGGGGAGCGGTGGCTGCTCGCCGAGGCCCGGGTCGCCGCCTACGCCCGTGAGCTGGGCGAGGAGCCGCGGGTCGTCGCGACCCTGACCGGCTCCGACCTGCTCGGCGTCGGCTACGCCCCGCCGTTCGACTTCTTCACCGGCCGTGCGAACGCGCACCGGATCCTGTCCGCCGACTACGTCACCACCGACGACGGCACCGGGCTGGTCCACATCGCGCCCGCCTTCGGTGAGGAGGACAAGGAGGTCACCGACGCGGCCGGGATCGAGGTCGTCAACCCGGTCGACTCGCGCGGTGAGTTCACCACCGAGGTGCCGCCCTACACCGGCCTGCAGGTGTTCGACGCCAACCCGTCGATCATCCGCGACCTCAAGGAGCGCACCGAGCCGCACGTGCTCGGCGTGCTGCTGCGGCACGAGACCTACGACCACCCGTACCCGCACTGCTGGCGGTGCGGGAACGCGCTGATCCAGCGCGCCGTCGACTCGTGGTTCGTCGAGGTCACCCGGTTCCGCGACCGGATGGTCGAGCTGAACCGGCAGATCGACTGGACGCCGTCGCACATCCGGGACGGCCAGTTCGGCAAGTGGCTCGAGGGCGCCCGCGACTGGGGCATCTCGCGCAACCGGTACTGGGGCAGCCCGATCCCGGTGTGGCAGTCGGACGACCCGCGGTACCCGCGGACCGACGTCTACGGCTCGCTCGACGAGCTGGAGCGCGACTTCGGCGTGCGTCCGACCGACCTGCACCGCCCGTACATCGACGAGCTGACCCGGCCCAACCCGGACGACCCGACGGGGCAGAGCACCATGCGCCGGGTGCCGGAGGTGCTGGACTGCTGGTTCGAGTCCGGTTCGATGCCGTTCGCCCAGGTCCATTACCCGTTCGAGAACGCCGACTGGTTCGAGCACCACTACCCGGGCGACTTCATCGTCGAGTACAACGGCCAGACCCGCGGCTGGTTCTACACGCTGCACGTGCTGGCGACGGCGTTGTTCGACCGGCCCGCGTTCCGCAACTGCGTCGCGCACGGGATCGTCCTCGGCGACGACGGCGCCAAGATGTCGAAGTCGCGGAAGAACTACCCGGACGTCAACGAGGTCTTCGACCGCGACGGCTCGGACGCCATGCGGTGGTTCCTCATGGCGAGCCCGGTGCTGCGCGGCGGGAACCTGGTCGTCACCGAGCAGGGCATCCGCGAGGGCGTCCGCCAGGCGATCCTCCCGCTGTGGAACACCTGGTACTTCCTGTCGCTCTACGCCGGGGAGGGGCGGGGCACCTTCCGCACCGACTCGACGCACGTCCTCGACCGTTACGTGCTCGCGAAGACGGCGGACCTGGTCGACGGCGTCACCGCGGCGATGGACGGCTACGACGTCGCCGGCGCGTGCGAGCGGATCCGCGAGCACGCTGAGACGCTGACCAACTGGTACGTCCGGCGCTCCCGCGAGCGGTTCTGGTCGACCGACGACGCGGTGCGCCGCGACGCCGTCGACACCCTGCACACCGTGCTGGAGGTGACCTGCCGGGTCGCGGCGCCGCTGCTGCCGCTGACCACGGAGGCGATCTGGCGCGGCCTGACCGGCGGCCGCTCGGTGCACCTCACCGACTGGCCCGGTGGTGCCGACCCGACGGTGACGCAGCAGCAGCCCGGCGCCGGGCTGCCGCACGACGCCGCACTCGTCGCGGGGATGGACCGGATCCGGCAGGTCGCGAGCGCCGCGCTGTCGCTGCGCAAGTCGGCGAAGGTGCGGGTGCGCCAGCCGCTCCCCGGGCTCACCGTCGCCGCCGCCGACGCGGCCGCGCTGGAGCCCTTCACCGGGCTGCTGCGCGACGAGGTCAACGTGCGCTCGGTCGAGCTGACCGACGACGTCGCCGCCCACGGCCGGTTCGAGATCGCGGTCAACGCCCGCGTCGCCGGACCGCGCCTGGGCTCGGACGTGCAGAAGTGCATCCGCGCGGTCAAGGCGGGGGAGTGGAGCCAGGAGGCCGACGGGTCCGTCGTCGCCGCCGGGATCACGCTGACCGACGGCGAGTTCACCGAGAAGCTCGTCGCCGCCGACCCGGAGCGGACCCAGGCGCTGCCGGGGAACGCCGGGCTGGTCGTGCTGGACACGACGGTCACCCCGGAGCTGGCGGCCGAGGGCACCGCGCGCGACGTCGTCCGGGTGGTGCAGCAGGCCCGCCGTGACGCCGGGCTGGCCGTCGCCGACCGGATCGGGCTGACCCTGGACGGGCCGGACGCGGTGCTCGACGCCGTCCGCACGCACGAGGCGTTCGTCGCCGGCGAGGTGCTGGCGACCGCGGTGTCGTACGGCTCCGCGGACGGTGCGGCGTCGTCCGGCCAGGTCGTGGGCCCGGACGGTGCCGCGGTCGAGCTGCGGGCGGCGGTCGCGCGGGCCTGA